The genomic stretch TCAGTTGTTGATAGTTCTACTCGAAATCCCCATTTCATTTTCCTCCTCCAAACAGCCGAAAGAACAACTAAAGCAGCAGAGGAAAAGCGAGGTGAGGAAAATGGATGAGGTGAACTCGTACGAGGAGCAGCGCAGGAGGCAGATCGAGCAGAACAAGCGCAAGCTGGATGAGCTGCGGGTGCACAAGCTCTCCGCCGCCGTCCGCCAGGCCGCCGCCAAGCCCATGCCAGTCAGATCCACTCTTCTCCGGGACAAAATGTCCTGCCTTCTCTGCCCCCTTGTCTCGTTGCTGACCCCCGTCTGGTTCGCTTGCTGCCACAGGACAAGCTGCTGATGCCTCGGAATCCGAGGCTGGACGCCCCAACCCGGCGGTCTGGCCGCATCGCCAGCCTCCCAGAGCAGCCCGACTACCGCATTAGGAAGGCGAATGGCGATGTAAAGACCGAATCACCTGATCCAGTTCCAGTGTACGCGACCAACGAAGAGAGAGCCTATGCTGTTGCCAAGGCCGAACAGCTCAAGGCCCAGCTGGGCTCGGACCACCCAGCCTTCATCAAGCCTATGTCCCACAGTTCCGCCACCAAATCGGGAACGCTGGTATGGCAGTTGTCGGTCTGTTGCAATGCAATTTGTTCTTGGATGGTAATTTGTTGCGCTATCTGGCAGACTATCCCAGTGCACTTCAAGCAGTATCTCCCCGTGCATGATGAGGTGATGGCTCTGGTGGATGAGGTGAATAAGGAGTTTGACATGCTCTACCATGTCACGTACACACATCATAAGTACTGGGGGGTTATCTTAACGGGTGGAGAGCATTTTGTGCTCACCAAGAGCTGGCTGATGGTGACTGCTTGGTGTTCCAGCTGATAGAGAGGAGAAAATTCAAGGTAAGGTTCAACCTGTTCTCCACGCGTGAGTTTAGATGGGTGCTTTGAGAAAAGAAAGTTTCTCTCGATAGCATGACTGGAACACGTGATTTTTTAAGAGACCCTGCATCGTATTGAATCGAATTTCTGTGGTACCTTTTCGACTCTAAATGTTGCCTAATGATTCTGCAAATTTCTTGCTGTGTGGGTTACTGGAGTCATCCTCATTAATGTATAAGTCCATAGTTTTTGTTCATCCATGCTGCAGTGATTTGAAGTTGATTAACAATATGGAAAAGTTACTAGATTCTGGGCTTCTGGCCATATAATAACTAGAGTTAATTGCATACAACACCTATTTTTCTGCATGTTGTAGGCTTACATTACTGTGCAGTGCCACATGCGTATCTACAATTGTAACTAGGAACTGTTTCTAATTATTGAAGGAGTGAGAAATTGTGCCTGTTTGGACTTGCAGAATCTGACATGAAGTACAGGAAATAGTTCAGATATTAACTTTCCATAGCCTGGCTTTTTAGCTGTACATGAAAATTAGGGATTCTTGTAAGGCCTAGTAATGGGTAAAATCCATTTATCTCACGATGCAGGTTTATATAGTTAGAGCGAGTTCTTACAACAACAATCACCACTGATGGTGCGATCTTCCGGCATTGCTAGCGCAGAAGGTACCGTTTTTCTTACCTTCGTTTGCATTGGTTTAACTGTTCATTTGGTTTTGTAAGTATCGAGTTCCAAATGGTTCTCTTTGTGTAGCAGTTCAGTTTATAATCACCAACTTCACTTGGAGGATGAAATGATGGAACAGCTTATGATTTACTTTCTTTCAAGTTGGCTTTAGACATTTAAAAACTTCGGCTATTTCTCCCACTTCCCTACTGGTTTCAGATTTTCAGCATGTGTCGAGTTAAATTTCAACAGTTTTGTTTACCTTTATTTAGGCCAGAGTCATTAATCTCTCTTTAGATTGATGCATCTCAGCCAAACTAGTTGACTGACTTCTTATCGGATGTCCCCGAAGGGACGACTGACTTCTTATAGGACTGCCGAACCAAACATGTGTAGTGTACACACATATACAAGTACACACTGTATTAGCCAAAGGAGAGCTCACAAAGTTTTAGTCGGCTCAGGCTAACCTCTCCACTTCATTCGCCTTGCTGCTGCTTTTTTATTCTGATTTGGCTGTGCAGAGTTGGTTATTGACTCAACATTACTCGATGATGATCTCACTGTGATTCTTTTTACAAGCTGGAAACGACACTACATTATTTGACTTAAAAGCATATCTGTGATTTTCTGGCTGTAGGTGTATGCGTATTTTCAATTGGGATGGGCAGCTAGGAACTTGGCCTCGCTGCTTTTTTGGGGAATTTGGAGGGTTACGGCTCTCAGCCTAAGGAGACGAACATGAGCATTCGTTACTTCGGTCAAAGTGGTACCCAAGATGAAACGCTTTGATGAACCAGTTGATTGCTCTGTTGGGAAAACTGAgccttgtggttgttgttgttggttaACAAACTTGTTATGTTAGTAGTTGTTTTAGTACCAATGTTTGTAGTTTAGATGTCCACGTTTCCTTGTACGGTGGCGGTCAGATGTTATGAACATTGAGAATCTGCGGAATCTGCagcaagggcgcgtttggtaggctggtCCAGATTTGTGCACCACTGGCGCAGCGAGACGGGTGTCCCTGCGTGTCACGAACGAGCCACGGGCGACTTTTGGCCCATTGTTTGACATTCTGTGCTGCATCGGCACGAACACAAGTGCAGATTGTTTGGATATGTTCCATCACATGTATTTGGTTGCCATTTTGGGCACCCTGATAAAAGCTTCTCCTCACCaatatggtgaccttaccatTACATAACGGCACAGAAAATAGCTGAAACACGATCATAATCACAGCACACAGTCATAGCACAGAGTACCTAATCTATCGTCAGAGAGTGGTAAGACGCCTACCTAAACCTGGGGGCAAACTACCAAGGTCCAAAAGCATTGTTCAACGGCCTCTATAGGCCAACATGACAGTCACATGCACAAAAGCAAGTGTTTAACAGTCTCCTAGAGGCTAGCACAACTACTAACGGCGAGGATCAGACATAAAGAGAGACAACGATCAAGCAGCAGCACCTTAACGGCGAGGATCAACATAAGGGCCCTCGCGGTGCCTCTTGCAGCCGAAGATGCTGGAGCAGGATGTCTCCTTCCTGAAGACGTCAACCTTGAAGCTGTCGTCCTGAGGGGTTAAGACGAACGTGTCATCGACACGGAGTAATCGACGCGGAGTAAAAGCCTGGGGGCGAACTCGCTCCAGGACTTGATGAAGCCGACGCGCTGACCTGTCTACTGCAGCTGCACCTTCCACTCGCAACGCTGGCCCATGTTCAAGCGGCACCTTCACCGAGGGgccattgttcttgagcttgtacttGGTGATCAGGAGCTGCTCAATGTAGGGCGGCACAGCGAGGGCAAGTAGGTCCTGGCTCTCTACCTACACGAAGAACGCCCGCATCCGCTGCCTGGCAGCGTGCCCCAGGTCAGCAGGACGGCCGGCGTGAACCCTTGGCGTGGTGATCCGCCAGTGGGCTTCCATGAACTCTACGTTGGGGTCACTCAGCTGCACCCGGACAGCCATGTCCCTTGCGTCCAGAAAGGGCCGGTTCTGCAGATGCAATGAcaatgcaaagagttagcaatgaCAAGATCAAGCACAAGCACACGCACTATCAAGTCCAtcatggtgcttgagcttggcaatgCCAAGCACAAACACTGTCAAGTCCATcatagtgcttgagcttggcaatgCCAAACACAAGCACTATCATGGACAATATCAATGTCAAGCACAAGCACTGgcatggacttgacattgtcaagtccatcatggtgcttgagcttggcatggcaagcACTACCACTGTCAAGCACACGTATGCACATTGCCACGAATCCTATCTACATTCACATCGATCTGAGCGGCCGGACAACTATGCGATCTACAATGTCATCTAATCGATCTAAACAAGCAGAGGAGGAGTCGATTGAGGGTGCTTACGATTGCGTGGAGCGAGAGCGGCCCagtctgaggaggaagaggacgtgcACATGCGCCGGTAGGTCCTCGAGGAGGTCGCACTACAAatctgggtggaggaggaggtggatccGGAGCGTAGGTCCTCCGGTAGGGTGTCGGTGCCGCGGTCGGGAAGCGGGGCGCAGATGGTGCTGTCGGCTACCGACGAGCACGAGGTCGGCGGAACCCGGCGGCGGTGCGACGCGCAGCGTGCCATTCGTGGCTAAATGTAGCCTCAATAAAACTGCGTCTCCTCAGCAGGATCTCGTTGATGACCATGCAATTTTGCCCCATAGAGCTGCCCTCCTCAATCTCCTTGATCACATTCAAACAATCAGAGGAAATATGAACTCTTGAAGCCAGCATATCCTTGGCCAGAGATAGGGATTCCGAGCAAGCCAACGCCTCGAGAACTTATGGGTTTATCACTCCCTCATATATCGTTGCAGATGCACCAAGAAAGACTCCCTGGTCATCCCTGCTCACACAAGCCATTGCACCCCTCATCTCTGATCTCGAAACCGCCCCATCACAATTAATTTTTGTGACCCCCGGCGCCGGCGGAATCCATCTTCCCTTCACCCTTACTATCGGTTGTTGTCTTGGCACCGGTTCTTTTTTCACAACTTGCTCCAATTCTGCGAGGTATCTGTTGATGAAATGATGCGTTGACAACGGAGCCTGCTGTTCACCTTCGTGAATAAGCTTGCGCCGAGACCACCAAATCGTCCACAACGTAACCAGTGTTTCAACAAACTTCGCCTTTGAGAGGGAGTTGCTCAGTGCAAACAGCCATTGCTTCGGATTGGTTGTCTCATCATCAAAAACAGGCACCATCAGATCGTCCTCTCTGAGAACACACACGCTATGAGCCATATCACACTCAAGAAGAAAGTGTCTCCATGTATCATTAGCAGCATTGCATACCGGACACCTAGGAGAGTTTGCCATATGCCTATGAGCTCGCACTTCGTCCGTCGGCAGGGATGACCTCGCAAGCCTCCATGCAAAGAGCCGCAACTTAGATGGAACTGCAACCTTCCAAAGTTTCTTCCAGTTCCGTTCTTCCTCTTCCGTATTAGACGATTCTGGTATGTACGCCGTTCTAACGGAGAAAATACCTGATCTATCATAATGCCAAGCCCAACAATCTGTTTGACGTAAATGGCTGATTGGGATTCCCCGTTTTATTCATGCACCTATGTTTGCAATGAATTGTTCACTCAGTTGCAAGTATGCTAGAGAGTTCTGTATGGTGATTACTCTTCATCACCTGCATCGACTGGATCAATTGCCTTGAGGTGATACAGAAGCCCCATGTCGCTGCCTGGCGGTGGCAGATCACGCCTGAGTGGCATTCTCTCCAGAGATGGTTCACTATTTTGCATCTGGAGCGTGCTGTGATTAGGCTTGCCAGCTAGGTGTTTCCATTGGTTTGGGTATGATTGGTTGCTCGCAGGTTGCTCGTATCTATAGAAAATATTGTTTGGGAAAATGCAAACCTCTAATTCACATTGTGTAAGTTGTTTGGTTGCAAATAATTCCTACTACCCATGAGTTGTGAAGCAAAATCTTTGACCGTTTGATTTCCCATAAATCGCATTAAAGCAAATGCAACGGCTGTTTGGTTACGACTATCGTGTTGAATACGATCAAATCCTACCTTTTTTGGTGAGCTTACCCGTTCACCGTATATGCTCCCTCGATGAAATAGGAAATAACGGGACAATAATCATAGATCGCATAATTAGCAAGGCTAACATACGGATAATAGTTTCAAGGCTAACATACAGATAATAGTTCCAGTGGAGTTGCACCACGAGGTCACGAGCAGCAGCTCATGATGCAACATAAGTTCATCAACCGAGTGGTTACGTAAATACCACCTCGCAAAATATACAGACGTGCCATCAGTGCAGattaaccctagctactcccaaaATATACATCATGGATGCGGTGTTCATCATCAGCAACAGAACAAGCAAGAAAACAAGCATCCAATGCTCCGGCTCCTCACAGATAATACTTCGTCAGGAAAGCGTTGAACCATGCCATCCTGCCATGAGGGGTCATCGCGAGATACATGGTCGCTTGTGCCTTGTGATCCATAAGGTTGCTCAAAGCATGGTGGACCGTGGAGGTAGTGAGTGGAGCAGTTGGAACACGACCGGTGTAGATCTAGGCTTGTTGATGAGCTTCGCGTCCCTAAGGTGATGATGATGAGGTTACTTTAGTTCGTCCTAAATCGCAAAATaatctaggggttgatcatgctagtctaaaagtgaaacatgaAATGCTTGGTTTCGATGAGTTCATCTTTAACTTGCAATGTGATAACAAAAGACATGTTGGGTCTCTTATGTCTCGTTTAGGACAACTAGAAGAGATCCTTGATGAAAAATGTAGAattgagagagaagactctcttgaaattgctttattaaaaatgctcttgaggaagaaCAAGAAATCGTAGCTTCTTTTGAAGAGAAACTCGAAACTCTTGAGAAGCCTCAAGATGAAATAATTGCAAAACTCGCGAGGAAGAGGGTGTTGGCGGGCGCACGAGAGCGCGGCGGTTGTGCGGGTGACGGACATAGCGCCGACGAGGGAGGGTGAGAGTAcacctgggcatttctcgggccgggccgggtttcgggCTAGACTGGGccagaaaaatcccgaacttaaaTTCCTAGGCCGGTGCCCGGCCCGATCTTCAGGCTTACAAACCAGGCTTGAACCCGTCCCGACCCGAACTAAGCCAAAATCATGTTTCCTGCAAGCCGGAGCCTGGCCCCGCCCGACGTTCAGGCTCCACATTCAGGCCCAAACTTGGCCCGACAGGCAAGCCCAGCCCGGCCGGGCTCAGCCCaagattttcgggccgggtcgggccttCTAGGCAAGGCTGCCTATGCCCAAGTGTAGGTGAGAGGGGAGGACGAGTGGGGTGAGAGGGTAAGAGTGAATTGCGGTCATCTGAGCGGGTGagtgctgagcgcggagttgataaaggagaatttatgcgcaacattgagtggaaccccaagaggaaggtatgatgagcacatcgtgaagttttcctcgcaagaaaccaaggtttatcgatcagtaggagaaaaacgttctctcccgaggtgttgcgaaccaactcgtggcagggtgcactgccggcatcagcagtaacgtggagacctgcacacgaacaaccaagtactttgtccccaactttcagcgaggttgtcaagctcactggttttgctgaaaacaaaggattaaacggaccgtgtggaagaagaattatttgcagagaacagaacataaaaatgctgtagaagattgcaattaaaagaagaaggaccggggtccacagttcactagaggtgcctccccaataaaataaatatgttgggtaaacaaattacaaatgggcaattgacaaacatagATTCtatgctaatggttggtgcataatacatgctatgaaagtatgcgggcattacaacaatatacatagaccgtaatccaactgcatctatgactaataatccaccttcgagattgcatccgcgacaccctccaagtattaagttgcaagcaacggactatcgctttaagcaatgtgtgtaaagtaaacgatgaaactacccttgaatagaacaccgctgttttctccctagtagcaacatcacatctacaaccgtagagaacaaggtcacttcccatggttaaatagaggcatgaacccactatcgagcataaatactccctgttggagtcgctagcatctacttggctagagcatctactagaaatgtagagcatgcaagatcataataacataatacataatctcaaccaaagcaatctctctataaatcggatccacatcaaaccaacatgtagcaattacaaatagatgatcttgatcatgttagacaaCTCACAAGatcaggagaggacagccatctagctactgctatggacccatggtcccgtggaggactactcacgcatcacctcagatgaagacatggcgatgtagaggcctccggcggtgatttccctctcggcagggtgccgggatggactggagaaccctcccgaactagggtttcggttgacggcggcggcggaacttttcgtggatggaggctcgggtccttggggttttcccgatacgaggaataaataggcggaagggcggagcaaacgaggcgacgagggtggggccacgcctgccctatgtactaccacgtggcagctctcctgcgcgtgtccttctggctccgtcttcatcccggaaaaataagactcgggcttttgtttcgtccaattccgagaaattgtcatgtacaatttttctgaaacacaaaaacagcagaaaacaagaactggcactgcggcactgcgttaataggttagtcccagaaaatgctaaaaaatgtggaaaaatgcacataaaacatataagaattgtaacaaaacaagcatggagcatcaaaaattatagatacgtttgggacgtatcaacatcctcaagcttaactcctgctcgtcctcgagtaggtaagtgataacaaacaaataatttttgaggtgacatgttgtcacactactttgatcaatctaagtgtaaaagcaagcatagctggaatcatagaatcctaacataagcatgatagatataatcaaacaatgaaacttaataaccatgctaaaacatgaatagatgtataacgtgcatggaaagcaaactgattgtcaagagcatagcataaatacataataaagtg from Lolium rigidum isolate FL_2022 chromosome 4, APGP_CSIRO_Lrig_0.1, whole genome shotgun sequence encodes the following:
- the LOC124707820 gene encoding LOW QUALITY PROTEIN: B3 domain-containing protein Os06g0194400-like (The sequence of the model RefSeq protein was modified relative to this genomic sequence to represent the inferred CDS: deleted 2 bases in 1 codon; substituted 1 base at 1 genomic stop codon), which produces MVPQFLQLLIVLLEIPISFSSSKQPKEQLKQQRKSEVRKMDEVNSYEEQRRRQIEQNKRKLDELRVHKLSAAVRQAAAKPMPDKLLMPRNPRLDAPTRRSGRIASLPEQPDYRIRKANGDVKTESPDPVPVYATNEERAYAVAKAEQLKAQLGSDHPAFIKPMSHSSATKSGTLTIPVHFKQYLPVHDEVMALVDEVNKEFDMLYHVTYTSXVLGGYLNGWRAFCAHQELADGDCLVFQLIERRKFKVYIVRASSYNNNHH